In Ovis aries strain OAR_USU_Benz2616 breed Rambouillet chromosome 14, ARS-UI_Ramb_v3.0, whole genome shotgun sequence, a single genomic region encodes these proteins:
- the HRC gene encoding sarcoplasmic reticulum histidine-rich calcium-binding protein, producing MGLCGPWLHTSVLWAAVASLLLPPAMTQQLRGAGPGPSNWDNHAGASGPSEDVSGKSDHPTHSHGGHGDENRDVSTDSGHHFWGHRDHGEEDEDVSRESQGHRYQGREVGDESVSDEEEYPEHAQQAHRHRHHRKEDADDSAERGDRFPSHESLSHQDEEEEEVVSSEHHHHHVVRQAHRGHREEEDEDEGEENVSTEYGQQVHRLQDRGEQEDKDGSEEHDRDHGPSHRHAGHEDDDDGDDAVSTERRHQVHRHRDHEEEEEEEAVSEEHPHHHSPSHRHQGHEEEADDEDDDDIVSTEHRHQVHRHRDHGEEEDDDDSEEHHHHGPSHRYGGHKDEEEEDDDDDEDDDIVSTEHRHQVHRHRDHGEEEDDDDSEEHHHHHGGNKEDEDEDVSTEHWHQGPRHTHHGLGDEEEEDEITVKFSHHVASPQPQGHKSAKEEDFPEDYKTAVPGHDHHGVPKEEDEDISARLGHQAPSHRQQDHRDEGTGHRVSIKEEMSHRSPEHMGVKDRSHLKESDSEEDEEEKEEDRSSHEEANEGSEEGGEGTRHGSLDDQEDEEDEEEGHGLSLSQEEEEEEEEEEKEETREERAEVWVPLNQDHQEEDEEEAGLEEDELPFTIIPNPLTRKEVSGGASSEEESGEDTGQQDAPEYGNYQPGSLCGYCSFCNRCTECENCHCDEENMGEHCDQCQHCQFCYLCPLVCETLCSPGSYVDYFSSSLYQALADMLETPEP from the exons ATGGGCCTCTGCGGGCCATGGCTGCACACTTCTGTCCTCTGGGCTGCAGTGGCCAGCCTGCTCCTCCCCCCCGCCATGACCCAGCAGCTGAGAGGGGCTGGACCCGGCCCCAGCAACTGGGACAACCATGCAGGAGCTTCGGGGCCCTCAGAGGACGTGTCGGGCAAGTCTGACCACCCCACGCACAGCCACGGAGGCCATGGAGATGAGAACAGGGATGTTTCCACAGACAGTGGGCACCATTTCTGGGGCCACAGAGACCACGGAGAAGAGGACGAAGATGTCTCCAGAGAATCCCAAGGCCATAGGTACCAAGGCCGCGAGGTGGGAGATGAGAGCGTCTCTGACGAGGAGGAGTACCCCGAGCATGCTCAGCAGGCCCACAGACACAGACACCACAGAAAAGAAGACGCGGATGATTCAGCTGAGCGCGGGGACCGCTTCCCCAGCCACGAGAGCCTGAGCCATcaagacgaggaggaggaggaagttgTGTCCAGTGAGCATCACCATCATCACGTCGTCAGGCAGGCCCACCGAGGCCACAGAGAAGAGGAAGATGAAGACGAGGGAGAGGAGAATGTCTCCACTGAGTATGGACAGCAGGTCCACAGACTCCAGGACCGCGGGGAGCAGGAGGACAAAGATGGCTCAGAGGAACATGACCGCGACCATGGCCCCAGCCACAGACATGCGGGCCACGAAGACGACGATGACGGCGATGATGCTGTCTCCACCGAGCGCAGACATCAAGTCCACAGGCACCGAGAtcatgaggaagaggaggaggaggaggctgtcTCCGAGGAACATCCCCACCATCACAGCCCCAGCCACAGACACCAGGGCCACGAAGAAGAAGcagatgatgaagatgatgatgatattGTCTCCACTGAGCACAGACATCAAGTCCACAGGCACCGAGAtcatggggaggaggaggatgacGATGACTCAGAGGAACATCACCACCATGGCCCCAGCCACAGATACGGGGGCCACAAAGacgaagaagaagaagatgatgatgatgatgaagacgATGATATTGTCTCCACTGAGCACAGACATCAAGTCCACAGGCACCGAGAtcatggggaggaggaggatgacGATGACTCAGAGgaacatcaccaccatcatggCGGCAACAAGGAAGATGAGGATGAGGATGTGTCCACGGAGCACTGGCACCAGGGCCCCAGACATACCCACCATGGCCTTGGAGACGAGGAGGAAGAGGACGAGATCACAGTCAAGTTCAGCCACCATGTTGCAAGCCCCCAACCCCAAGGCCACAAGAGCGCTAAGGAGGAGGACTTCCCGGAAGATTATAAAACAGCAGTCCCTGGCCATGACCACCATGGAGTCCCCAAGGAGGAAGATGAGGACATCTCTGCCAGGCTTGGCCACCAGGCTCCCAGCCACAGGCAGCAAGACCACAGAGATGAGGGGACTGGCCACAGAGTGTCCATCAAGGAAGAGATGAGCCACCGGTCCCCAGAACACATGGGGGTGAAGGATAGAAGCCACTTAAAGGAGAGCGATTCTGAGGAGGacgaggaagagaaggaagaggatcGCAGCTCCCATGAAGAAGCCAACGAAGgttcagaggagggaggagaaggcacCCGCCATGGCAGCCTGGACGACCAGGAGGATGAGGAAGACGAGGAGGAAGGGCATGGCCTCAGCCtgagccaggaggaggaggaagaggaggaggaggaagagaaggaggaaacgAGAGAAGAGAGAGCTGAGGTTTGGGTCCCACTGAACCAAGACCACCAGGAGGAAGATGAAGAGGAGGCGGGGCTTGAAGAAGATGAACTCCCCTTCACCATCATCCCCAACCCGCTGACCCGGAAGGAGGTGTCTGGAGGTGCCTCCAGTGAGGAGGAGAGTGGCGAGGACACGG GTCAGCAGGATGCCCCGGAGTATGGGAACTACCAGCCAGGGTCCCTGTGCGGGTACTGCTCCTTCTGCAAC CGATGCACTGAATGTGAGAACTGTCACTGTGACGAGGAGAACATGGGAGAGCATTGCGACCAGTGCCAG CACTGTCAGTTCTGCTATCTCTGCCCGCTGGTCTGCGAAACTCTCTGCTCACCGG GAAGCTACGTCGACTATTTCTCCTCGTCCCTGTACCA AGCCCTGGCAGACATGCTGGAAACTCCGGAACCCTGA